A single window of Brevundimonas vitisensis DNA harbors:
- the acs gene encoding acetate--CoA ligase — MSDPTLYPVSPEWAERALMDKAGYGAARQQAQQGPDAFWAQAATRLDWITAPTVIKNVSFDRADFRIRWFEDGVLNVAWNCIDRHLPTRRDQTAILWEGDEPTDSRAITYGELHGQVCRMANVLKAQGVKKGDRVTLYLPMIPEAAYAMLACARIGAVHSVVFGGFSPDSLAGRIEDCASRIVITADEGLRGGKTIPLKANVDAALERVSGVETVLVIRRTGADVAMVAGRDVAYAEAAAGVSDDCPCEPMNAEDPLFILYTSGSTGKPKGVLHTTGGYLFWASWTHELVFDYRPGEVFWCTADVGWVTGHSYVVYGPLANAGTTLMFEGVPNYPTVSRFWEVVDKHKVEIFYTAPTALRALMREGDEPVKSTSRASLRLLGSVGEPINPEAWRWYHEVVGEGRLPIVDTWWQTETGGILVSPLPGATDLKPGSATLPLPGVELQLVDAEGQVLEGATSGNLVITDSWPGQMRTVYGDDQRFFDTYFSAYPGKYFTGDGCRRDEDGYYWITGRVDDVINVSGHRMGTAEVESALVLHDDVAEAAVVGFPHDIKGQGIYAYVTLNKGVEAHDDLKKALVAHVRKEIGPIAAPDAIHWAPGLPKTRSGKIMRRILRKIAENDLTSLGDTSTLADPGVVDDLVKTRAQH; from the coding sequence ATGTCTGATCCGACCCTGTACCCCGTCAGCCCAGAGTGGGCAGAACGCGCCCTGATGGACAAGGCGGGCTATGGGGCGGCCCGGCAGCAGGCACAGCAGGGGCCCGACGCCTTTTGGGCACAGGCCGCCACCCGGCTGGACTGGATCACGGCCCCGACGGTGATCAAGAACGTCTCATTCGACAGGGCCGACTTCCGCATCCGCTGGTTCGAAGACGGTGTTCTGAACGTCGCCTGGAACTGTATCGATCGTCACCTGCCGACGCGGCGCGACCAGACGGCCATCCTCTGGGAAGGCGATGAGCCGACGGACAGCCGCGCGATCACCTATGGCGAACTGCACGGCCAGGTGTGCCGCATGGCCAATGTGCTGAAGGCGCAGGGGGTAAAGAAGGGGGATCGCGTCACCCTGTATCTGCCCATGATCCCGGAAGCGGCCTATGCCATGCTGGCCTGCGCCCGCATCGGGGCCGTCCATTCCGTGGTGTTCGGCGGCTTTTCGCCCGACAGCCTGGCCGGGCGGATCGAGGACTGCGCCTCCCGGATCGTGATCACCGCCGACGAAGGCCTGCGGGGCGGCAAGACCATACCGCTGAAGGCCAATGTCGATGCGGCACTGGAGCGGGTCTCGGGCGTGGAAACCGTGCTGGTCATCCGCCGCACGGGCGCGGACGTCGCGATGGTCGCGGGCCGCGATGTCGCCTATGCCGAAGCCGCCGCAGGGGTCTCTGACGACTGTCCCTGCGAGCCGATGAACGCCGAAGATCCGCTGTTCATCCTCTACACCTCCGGCTCGACGGGCAAGCCGAAGGGCGTGCTGCATACGACCGGCGGCTATCTGTTCTGGGCGTCGTGGACGCATGAACTGGTGTTCGACTATCGCCCCGGCGAAGTCTTCTGGTGCACGGCCGATGTGGGCTGGGTGACCGGCCACTCCTATGTCGTCTATGGCCCCCTGGCTAATGCGGGGACGACCCTGATGTTCGAGGGGGTGCCCAACTATCCGACCGTGTCGCGGTTCTGGGAGGTGGTCGACAAGCACAAGGTCGAGATCTTCTATACCGCCCCCACGGCTCTGCGCGCCCTGATGCGCGAGGGCGACGAGCCGGTGAAGTCCACCTCGCGCGCCTCATTGCGCCTGCTGGGCTCGGTGGGCGAGCCGATCAATCCCGAGGCCTGGCGCTGGTATCACGAGGTCGTGGGCGAAGGCCGGCTGCCGATCGTGGACACATGGTGGCAGACCGAGACAGGCGGCATCCTGGTCTCCCCCCTGCCGGGCGCGACAGATCTGAAGCCCGGCTCGGCGACCCTGCCTCTGCCCGGCGTGGAACTGCAACTCGTCGATGCCGAGGGGCAGGTGCTGGAGGGCGCCACGAGCGGCAATCTGGTCATCACCGACAGTTGGCCGGGCCAGATGCGGACCGTCTACGGCGACGACCAGCGGTTCTTCGACACCTATTTCAGCGCCTATCCCGGCAAGTATTTCACCGGAGACGGCTGCCGCCGGGATGAGGACGGCTATTACTGGATCACAGGCCGGGTCGACGATGTGATCAACGTCTCGGGCCACCGCATGGGCACGGCCGAGGTCGAAAGCGCCCTGGTGCTGCATGACGATGTGGCCGAGGCGGCCGTGGTCGGTTTCCCTCACGATATCAAGGGGCAGGGCATCTATGCCTATGTGACCCTGAACAAGGGGGTCGAGGCGCACGACGACCTCAAGAAGGCCCTGGTCGCCCATGTCCGCAAGGAAATCGGTCCGATCGCCGCGCCCGACGCCATTCACTGGGCGCCCGGCCTTCCCAAGACGCGATCCGGCAAGATCATGCGGCGCATCCTGAGAAAGATCGCCGAAAACGATCTGACCAGCCTGGGTGATACCTCCACGCTGGCCGATCCGGGTGTCGTCGACGATCTGGTGAAGACGCGGGCCCAGCATTAG
- a CDS encoding DcaP family trimeric outer membrane transporter produces MTKSHMLGGIAAITLIGLPGAVLAQDAPDVSALEARIAYLEREIDLLRADVTAARAQQATQGQDIIRLDQQVAAAPAPAPAPAPADGFRIGNNTVRYGGFVKADYSISQYSGGDPANGDAQRDFYLPGTIPVGGADEGEATDFNARQTRFWLTTDGVIGGRKVGTRVEFDFQVLPGTGDQRTTSPSNPALRRAFVTIDNWLFGQEWTNFQILSVLPETADYVGPTEGTTFNRQVQVRYTRGPFSIALENPETTVTPFGAASRIVADDNTLPDLTMRYTFTRPWGEAAVSGIVRQLAYETTGVGAIESSTVGWGISAAARVKVGERDDLKFMLTAGEGIGRYVGLNFANDAVLDASGELEAIPLVAGFAAYRHYWRPNWRSSLIYAFQNVDNDPALLALSTNAAAQSVRANLIWSPVPSFDVGSELSFGERELESGATGDVTRLTFFAKYGF; encoded by the coding sequence ATGACCAAGAGCCACATGCTGGGCGGCATCGCCGCCATAACCCTCATCGGTCTGCCGGGAGCCGTCTTGGCCCAGGATGCGCCAGACGTTTCGGCGCTGGAGGCCCGGATCGCCTATCTAGAGCGCGAGATCGACCTGCTGCGTGCCGATGTCACGGCGGCCCGCGCGCAACAGGCTACTCAGGGTCAGGACATCATCCGCCTGGATCAACAGGTGGCCGCTGCGCCGGCACCAGCTCCGGCCCCGGCCCCGGCCGATGGCTTCCGGATCGGCAACAACACGGTGCGCTATGGCGGCTTCGTCAAGGCGGACTATTCGATCAGTCAGTACAGCGGCGGTGACCCCGCCAACGGCGATGCCCAGCGCGACTTCTACCTGCCCGGCACCATTCCGGTGGGCGGAGCGGACGAGGGCGAGGCGACCGACTTCAATGCGCGTCAGACCCGGTTCTGGCTCACGACCGACGGCGTGATCGGTGGGCGCAAGGTCGGCACGCGGGTCGAGTTCGACTTTCAGGTGCTGCCCGGCACTGGCGACCAGCGCACGACCAGCCCCTCAAATCCGGCCCTGCGCCGAGCCTTCGTGACGATCGACAACTGGCTGTTCGGCCAGGAGTGGACCAATTTCCAGATCCTGTCGGTGCTGCCCGAGACCGCCGACTATGTGGGCCCGACCGAAGGCACGACCTTCAATCGTCAGGTCCAGGTCAGGTACACGCGCGGTCCGTTCTCGATCGCGCTGGAAAATCCCGAGACGACGGTCACCCCGTTTGGCGCGGCGTCGCGGATCGTGGCCGACGACAACACCCTGCCGGATCTGACGATGCGCTATACCTTCACCCGCCCTTGGGGCGAGGCGGCGGTGTCGGGCATTGTTCGACAGCTGGCCTATGAGACGACCGGCGTCGGCGCGATCGAGAGCTCGACGGTCGGCTGGGGCATTTCGGCGGCGGCGCGCGTCAAGGTGGGCGAGCGCGACGATCTGAAGTTCATGCTGACGGCGGGGGAGGGGATCGGTCGCTATGTCGGCCTGAACTTTGCCAATGATGCGGTCCTTGATGCTTCGGGCGAGCTGGAAGCCATTCCCCTGGTCGCCGGCTTCGCCGCCTATCGCCACTACTGGCGGCCCAACTGGCGCTCCAGCCTGATCTATGCGTTCCAGAACGTCGACAACGACCCGGCCCTGCTGGCGCTGTCGACCAATGCCGCGGCGCAGAGCGTTCGCGCCAATCTGATCTGGAGCCCCGTGCCGTCTTTCGATGTCGGTTCCGAGCTCAGCTTCGGCGAGCGCGAACTGGAGTCGGGGGCGACCGGTGACGTGACCCGTCTGACCTTCTTCGCTAAATACGGCTTCTAG
- a CDS encoding response regulator transcription factor has product MDRIVIADDHPLFRAALRQALSRTLPDPAIQECATLAEAKGVLDKGPADLLLLDLKMPDCDGFAGLIAIRGMFPTLPVCVVSASEDAVTVRRALAFGAAGFIPKSAALEQMTEALTAVLAGDPWSPHGVDPDQAQADAAMENRIASLTPSQLKILVGLQQGRLNKQIAFDLGVTEATIKAHLTGVFRKLGVQNRTQAVIAAQALGVDP; this is encoded by the coding sequence ATGGATCGTATCGTCATCGCTGACGACCACCCCCTTTTTCGCGCTGCCTTGCGACAGGCGCTCAGCCGGACCTTACCGGATCCAGCGATCCAGGAATGCGCCACCCTGGCCGAGGCGAAAGGGGTCCTGGATAAAGGGCCCGCCGATCTGCTTCTGCTGGATCTCAAGATGCCCGACTGCGACGGCTTTGCCGGGCTGATCGCTATTCGCGGGATGTTTCCGACCTTGCCGGTCTGTGTGGTCTCGGCCAGCGAGGACGCCGTCACGGTCCGCCGCGCCCTGGCCTTCGGAGCGGCCGGCTTCATCCCGAAATCGGCCGCTCTGGAGCAGATGACGGAAGCCCTGACCGCCGTGCTGGCCGGGGACCCGTGGTCCCCCCATGGCGTCGATCCGGATCAGGCACAGGCCGATGCCGCGATGGAAAACCGCATCGCCAGCCTGACGCCGTCGCAGCTGAAAATCCTCGTCGGGCTGCAGCAGGGGCGGCTGAACAAGCAGATCGCCTTCGACCTGGGCGTCACCGAGGCGACCATCAAGGCGCATCTTACGGGCGTGTTCAGGAAGCTGGGCGTCCAGAACCGCACCCAGGCGGTCATCGCGGCCCAAGCCCTGGGCGTCGACCCCTGA
- a CDS encoding hybrid sensor histidine kinase/response regulator, which produces MYSLLIPLLIAAYMTALFAIAWRSDRAGPRGPGRRFGPWAYALSLAVYCTSWTYYGAVGTAGREGWEYLPIYIGPAIGIVVLFPIWRRIAAAARRENIGSIADFIAARYGKSQTLGAVVAVVAIVGSLPYIALQLKSLSMAWQLVTAGTPAAGSEQLTVSVIAVVLAGFTILFGARRPDLTEHNRGLIQAIALESIVKLTALVAVAVFAVFLLFGSAPPAAVVKGLGDLATVPVVDGRFIAITLLSTLAIFCLPRQFHVAFVEASEPAHIRRARWVFPLYLLITSLAVLPLLAAGGIFSSISDPDLFVLALPFQQAGGALTAFVFVGGFSAATAMVIVETVALSAMASNSLILPLVARDRWRMREDASDMAGAILQVRRGVICAVLFLAWLYFQAIDRSSGLASIGLTSFAALAQLAPALFGAVLWRDGHARGATAGIVAGTAIWLVLMAVPQVGAALGLGDATPFGLSDTLPIGVFLSLAVNTAIYVAVSKLAKPRLIDQVQARAFVDRLSPDWRDRNTAPSGASVSDLKTLVARFVGDAGAERAFAAFARETGQVFKDGDSADAGLARAAERMLAGAVGASSARRVISAALAGGGRAPEDVVRMLDEASQAVQFNRELLQATLDNIDQGVGVVDADLRLIAWNARYIDLFDLPAGFVHVGQPIAAVYRLNAERGEVSPDQIEPWIERRLEALRRREPHSHERVQPNGRVIRSTGTPMSGGGYVTSYTDITQLRRAAQALEEANEQLEARVADRTERLEEARQAAEDATASKTRFLAAASHDLLQPLHAARLFIAALKDEAADEGSRALAENADRSIDSAHRLLKALLNLSRLEAGGVKPAVTALSLEALFVELRREFLPLAKAKGLSLRIVGTGLWVSSDRDLLRSLLQNLIGNAVRYTDSGGVVVGARREGDAVRLVVCDSGRGIARDQQEAIFGEFTRLAAVAGDEPGAGLGLAIVRKVSGLLGHELTLSSQLGRGSSFSVRLPRAERMVPPETSAVIRQTEVSAFRVLCVDNEPTILEGLSALLQRWGMQIVTAPDAASALSAAGPFDAALVDLHLGDGPDGLAVLRGLREKGVAQLALISADADETLPDRAREAGAVLMAKPVKPAALKAFLTSRSRT; this is translated from the coding sequence ATGTACTCCCTTCTGATCCCGCTTCTGATCGCGGCCTATATGACGGCGCTGTTCGCCATCGCCTGGCGCAGCGACCGGGCCGGTCCACGTGGACCGGGGCGGCGGTTCGGACCGTGGGCCTATGCCCTGTCGCTGGCGGTCTATTGTACCTCCTGGACCTATTACGGTGCCGTCGGGACGGCAGGGCGCGAGGGCTGGGAGTATCTGCCCATCTACATCGGACCGGCGATCGGCATCGTCGTCCTGTTTCCGATCTGGCGCAGAATCGCGGCGGCGGCACGGCGCGAGAACATCGGCTCCATCGCCGACTTCATCGCCGCCCGGTATGGCAAGAGCCAGACCCTGGGCGCGGTCGTTGCGGTCGTCGCCATCGTGGGCTCGCTGCCCTATATCGCGCTCCAGCTGAAATCCTTGTCCATGGCCTGGCAGCTGGTCACTGCAGGCACCCCTGCGGCGGGATCCGAACAGCTGACCGTCAGCGTGATCGCCGTGGTCCTGGCCGGGTTCACCATCCTGTTCGGTGCGCGCCGGCCCGACCTGACCGAGCACAATCGCGGCCTGATTCAGGCCATTGCCCTGGAGTCGATCGTCAAGCTGACGGCGCTGGTCGCCGTGGCCGTCTTTGCCGTCTTCCTGTTGTTCGGCTCGGCTCCGCCTGCAGCCGTCGTGAAGGGTCTGGGCGATCTGGCGACTGTGCCTGTGGTCGATGGCCGGTTCATCGCCATCACCCTGTTGTCCACCCTGGCGATCTTCTGCCTGCCGCGGCAGTTCCATGTGGCCTTCGTCGAGGCATCGGAGCCCGCCCACATCCGGCGGGCCAGGTGGGTCTTTCCCCTTTATCTGCTGATTACCAGCCTGGCGGTCCTGCCCCTGCTGGCGGCGGGTGGAATATTTTCGTCCATCAGCGATCCAGACCTGTTCGTCCTGGCCCTGCCGTTCCAGCAGGCGGGGGGCGCGCTGACGGCCTTTGTGTTCGTGGGAGGATTTTCTGCGGCCACGGCCATGGTCATCGTCGAGACGGTCGCCTTGTCCGCCATGGCGTCCAACAGCCTGATCCTGCCGCTTGTCGCGCGCGACCGCTGGCGGATGCGCGAGGACGCCTCGGACATGGCCGGGGCCATCCTGCAGGTTCGCCGAGGGGTGATCTGCGCCGTCCTCTTTCTGGCGTGGCTGTATTTCCAGGCCATCGACCGATCCAGCGGCCTGGCGTCGATCGGGCTGACCTCCTTTGCGGCCCTGGCCCAGCTGGCGCCGGCCCTGTTCGGTGCCGTGCTGTGGCGAGACGGTCATGCGCGCGGGGCCACCGCCGGCATCGTGGCGGGCACGGCCATATGGCTGGTGCTGATGGCGGTGCCCCAGGTCGGTGCCGCGCTGGGCCTCGGCGACGCCACCCCGTTTGGCCTTTCGGACACCTTGCCGATTGGCGTGTTCCTCAGTCTGGCCGTCAACACCGCCATCTATGTCGCTGTGTCGAAGCTGGCCAAGCCGCGCCTGATCGATCAGGTCCAGGCGCGCGCCTTTGTGGATCGGCTCAGCCCTGACTGGCGCGATCGGAACACGGCCCCCTCGGGGGCGTCGGTCAGCGACCTGAAGACCCTGGTTGCGCGCTTTGTCGGCGATGCGGGGGCGGAACGGGCCTTTGCTGCCTTCGCGCGCGAGACCGGTCAGGTCTTCAAGGACGGCGATTCGGCCGATGCAGGTCTGGCTCGTGCGGCTGAGCGAATGCTGGCCGGAGCGGTCGGGGCCTCGTCGGCCCGCCGGGTCATCTCTGCGGCCCTCGCCGGCGGGGGGCGCGCGCCCGAGGACGTGGTGCGGATGCTCGATGAGGCGTCCCAGGCGGTCCAGTTCAATCGCGAACTGCTTCAGGCGACCCTGGACAATATCGACCAGGGCGTTGGCGTGGTGGATGCGGATTTGCGGCTGATCGCCTGGAATGCCCGCTACATCGACCTGTTCGACCTGCCGGCCGGCTTTGTCCATGTGGGTCAGCCGATTGCGGCCGTCTATAGACTGAACGCCGAGCGGGGAGAGGTCTCGCCCGATCAGATCGAACCGTGGATCGAGCGGCGGCTGGAGGCGCTGCGTCGCCGCGAGCCCCATTCGCATGAACGTGTTCAGCCCAATGGCCGCGTCATCCGCTCGACCGGCACGCCCATGTCGGGCGGCGGCTATGTCACCAGCTATACCGACATCACCCAGCTGCGCCGCGCCGCCCAGGCCCTGGAGGAAGCGAACGAACAGCTGGAAGCGCGCGTGGCCGATCGCACCGAACGCCTGGAGGAGGCGCGCCAGGCAGCCGAGGATGCCACGGCCTCCAAGACCCGGTTCCTGGCCGCTGCCAGCCACGACCTTTTGCAACCCCTGCATGCAGCCCGGCTCTTCATCGCCGCCCTGAAGGATGAGGCGGCTGACGAGGGCTCGCGCGCCCTGGCCGAGAATGCCGATCGGTCGATCGACAGCGCCCACAGGCTTTTGAAGGCGCTGCTGAACCTGTCACGCCTGGAGGCGGGGGGCGTGAAACCCGCAGTGACGGCGTTGTCTCTGGAGGCCCTGTTCGTGGAGCTGCGCCGCGAATTCCTGCCGCTGGCAAAGGCCAAGGGCTTGTCTCTGCGGATCGTCGGCACGGGTCTTTGGGTGTCATCCGACCGGGATCTGCTGCGGTCGCTGCTGCAAAATCTGATCGGCAATGCCGTCCGCTACACCGACAGCGGGGGCGTGGTGGTTGGGGCCAGGCGGGAAGGTGACGCGGTTCGTCTGGTGGTTTGCGACAGCGGCCGGGGCATCGCCAGGGACCAGCAGGAAGCCATTTTCGGGGAGTTCACACGTCTGGCGGCGGTGGCGGGCGATGAGCCCGGGGCCGGGCTGGGACTGGCCATTGTGCGCAAGGTATCGGGGTTGCTGGGCCATGAACTGACGTTGAGCTCGCAACTGGGCAGGGGCTCCAGCTTCTCCGTCCGCCTGCCGCGCGCCGAGCGGATGGTCCCGCCTGAGACGTCCGCAGTAATCCGTCAGACCGAAGTCTCGGCCTTCCGGGTGCTGTGTGTGGACAATGAACCCACCATCCTGGAGGGCCTGTCTGCCCTGTTACAGCGGTGGGGCATGCAGATCGTGACGGCACCTGACGCGGCCAGCGCCCTATCGGCAGCCGGTCCCTTCGATGCGGCGTTGGTGGATCTGCATCTGGGTGACGGACCTGATGGCCTGGCGGTTTTGCGAGGCCTGCGCGAAAAAGGCGTCGCTCAGCTCGCCCTGATCAGCGCCGATGCCGACGAAACCTTGCCTGACCGCGCCAGGGAGGCCGGCGCCGTTCTTATGGCCAAGCCGGTCAAGCCTGCGGCGCTGAAGGCCTTTCTGACAAGTCGAAGCCGGACCTAG
- a CDS encoding MFS transporter, whose translation MTDSTTGAPGDTTETVGKNDKLVILASSVGTVIEWYDFYLYGSLAAIISAQFFSGVNETTGFIFALMAFAAGFAVRPFGAVFFGRLGDLWGRKNTFLVTMLLMGLSTFVVGLLPPYAAIGIAAPIILVLMRLIQGLALGGEYGGAATYVAEHAPRGKRGFYTSFIQITATVGLLLSLVVILGVRTAVGEEAFADWGWRIPFLLSILMLAVSLWIRLMLAESPSFKKMKAEGKGSATPLKDSFGKWPNLKLVLIALVGLTAGQAVVWYTGQFYALFFLERVMKVEASLANILIAIALLLATPFFVFFGWLSDKIGRKPIILAGCLIAALTYFPLFQALTTAANPRLAEATASAPITVYADPADCNVQFDPIGKTVFNQSCDVAKSYLAKAGINYTNVEAPAGTVAEVRIGDQTVVPSFRGETLSTADFAAEKKTWDAGLGEALAAAGYPLKADSAEVNRPVVVAILFILVLYVTMVYGPIAAALVEMFPTNIRYTSMSLPYHIGNGWFGGFLPTTAFAMVAATGNIYYGLWYPIVVAMITVFVGFLFVKEGKDVDLNA comes from the coding sequence ATGACGGACAGCACCACCGGTGCACCAGGCGACACGACCGAAACGGTCGGCAAGAACGACAAGCTCGTCATTCTGGCCTCTTCCGTCGGCACCGTGATCGAATGGTACGACTTCTATCTTTACGGATCGCTGGCCGCGATCATTTCCGCCCAGTTCTTCTCGGGGGTTAACGAGACGACGGGCTTCATCTTTGCCCTGATGGCTTTTGCGGCTGGATTTGCTGTTCGCCCGTTCGGTGCGGTCTTCTTTGGTCGTCTGGGCGATCTGTGGGGACGCAAGAACACCTTCCTCGTCACCATGCTGCTGATGGGACTTTCGACCTTTGTGGTCGGTCTGCTGCCGCCCTATGCCGCAATCGGCATCGCGGCGCCGATCATCCTCGTGCTGATGCGTCTGATCCAGGGTCTGGCATTGGGCGGTGAATACGGCGGTGCCGCAACCTATGTGGCCGAGCACGCGCCACGCGGCAAACGCGGGTTCTACACCTCCTTCATCCAGATCACCGCGACGGTCGGCCTCCTGCTCAGTCTGGTGGTCATTCTGGGGGTTCGCACGGCGGTCGGCGAGGAAGCCTTCGCCGACTGGGGCTGGAGAATTCCGTTCCTCCTTTCGATTCTGATGCTGGCGGTATCGCTGTGGATCCGGCTGATGCTGGCCGAAAGCCCGTCTTTCAAGAAGATGAAGGCCGAGGGCAAGGGCTCGGCCACGCCGCTGAAGGACTCCTTCGGCAAATGGCCCAACCTGAAGCTGGTCCTGATTGCCCTGGTCGGTCTGACCGCCGGTCAAGCCGTGGTCTGGTACACCGGCCAGTTCTACGCCCTGTTCTTCCTGGAGCGGGTGATGAAGGTCGAGGCCTCTCTGGCCAACATCCTGATCGCCATCGCCCTGCTGCTGGCCACGCCGTTCTTCGTCTTCTTCGGCTGGCTGTCGGACAAGATCGGTCGCAAGCCGATTATCCTGGCCGGCTGTCTGATCGCGGCTCTGACCTATTTCCCGCTGTTCCAGGCACTGACGACCGCAGCCAACCCGCGTCTGGCGGAGGCCACCGCCTCTGCACCGATCACGGTCTATGCGGATCCGGCCGACTGTAACGTGCAGTTCGACCCGATCGGCAAGACGGTGTTCAACCAGTCGTGCGATGTGGCCAAATCCTATCTGGCCAAGGCGGGCATCAACTACACCAATGTCGAAGCCCCTGCCGGGACGGTGGCCGAGGTCCGCATCGGCGACCAGACCGTCGTCCCCAGCTTCCGCGGTGAAACCCTGTCGACGGCCGACTTCGCCGCCGAGAAGAAGACCTGGGATGCGGGCCTAGGCGAAGCGCTGGCCGCGGCCGGATATCCGCTCAAGGCTGACAGTGCCGAGGTCAACCGACCGGTCGTCGTGGCGATCCTGTTCATCCTCGTTCTCTATGTGACGATGGTCTACGGACCGATCGCGGCGGCACTGGTCGAGATGTTCCCGACCAACATCCGCTACACCTCCATGTCCTTGCCCTATCATATCGGCAACGGCTGGTTCGGCGGCTTCCTGCCGACCACGGCCTTCGCCATGGTGGCGGCCACGGGCAACATCTACTACGGCCTCTGGTATCCGATCGTGGTGGCAATGATCACAGTGTTCGTCGGCTTCCTGTTCGTAAAGGAAGGCAAGGACGTCGATCTCAACGCCTGA
- a CDS encoding GNAT family N-acetyltransferase, translated as MTVLVTDRLVLRRAVIGDLQAMHSVLSDVQATRYWSTPPHDTIEQTQVWLDSMIDSPPELSEDFVVTLGGRVVGKAGFYRLPEIGYILHPEVWGEGIAYEACRAVIDHVFATRAGIGHLIADVDPENRKSISLLTRLGFRKTGQRARTIQVGGVWCDSLYFRLDRE; from the coding sequence GTGACCGTGCTGGTCACCGATCGGCTGGTCTTGAGACGAGCCGTAATCGGCGACCTGCAGGCCATGCATTCGGTGTTGTCCGATGTGCAGGCGACCCGATACTGGTCCACGCCGCCACATGACACGATCGAACAGACGCAGGTCTGGCTGGACAGCATGATCGACTCGCCGCCGGAACTGAGCGAGGATTTCGTGGTGACCCTTGGCGGGCGGGTTGTGGGTAAGGCCGGGTTCTATCGGCTGCCAGAGATCGGCTACATCCTGCATCCGGAGGTGTGGGGCGAGGGCATTGCGTATGAGGCGTGCCGGGCCGTCATCGATCATGTCTTCGCCACGCGCGCCGGGATTGGTCACCTGATCGCCGACGTCGATCCGGAAAACCGTAAATCAATCAGTCTGTTGACCCGGCTGGGATTTCGAAAGACCGGCCAGCGCGCCCGGACGATCCAGGTCGGCGGCGTCTGGTGTGACAGTCTGTATTTCAGGTTGGACCGGGAGTGA